CTTCTGTTGGTTCTTTTTCATTTGGTAAAACTTTTTTTAACATTTCATCGTTGAGTTCAGGAATTTTAAGTTCTTGTATTTCGTGAAGTTTGACTTTAAAAACTGCCGCTTTACCTGCTAAATGCTCTGCACCGTATTCTTTTGGAAAGGTAACTTCTATGTCTTTTTCCTCTTCAGGTTTAAGTCCTATCATACCTTCTTCAAATCCAGGTATGAATTGCTTTGAGCCGATTTCTAAGATATAATTTTGCGCCTTGCCGCCTTCAAAAGCTTTACCATCTACAAAGCCTTCAAAGTCAAATTTTGCAAAATCTCCTTCTTTAAGCTTTCTTGCTTTTTTTACAGACTCTAAAGTAGCGAAACTTTTAAGCAAATCTTCTTTTTTTGTATCAATTTCTTTTTTGGTTACTTTTGGAGTAGAGTATTCAGGAATGAATTTTTCATATCCTTCTAATTTAATATCAGGTTTGAAAGAAAGAGCTATTTCAACATTTATTTCATCTTTCTCGCGGTTGAATTTTTCAAAATATGGATCGCCTACAAGATCCTTGCCTTCTTTTTTTAATTCTTTTAAAGCTTCGCTAACAGCTTTACGGAACAAATTTCTCTCAGCATCGCCATTAAGTTGTTTTGCATATCTTTTTAAAACAGCTGCGACTGGCACATGTCCTGTTCTAAAACCATCCATTTTTACGGTTTTTGATGCTTGTTTTGCTAATTTTTCTACTTCAGCATTGATAGAACTTGCAGGAATTTTAACGCTAGCAGTAGCATTTACAGAGTCAAGTTGCTTGGCTTTTACTTCCATTGATTTTCCTTAAATAATAAAAATTTTATCTGCCACTATACCAAAATTTTCCTTATTCCTTGCATAAAAATTAAAGTTATTTATGTTAAAATTTGCCAAGTTACTTTAAAAATAAACATCTTGGAGATTTTTGTGCAAGAAAAATTTGAAAATTGTGTAAAAGCTATGCTTGAGATCATAGGAGAAAATCCAAATCGAGAAGGTTTAGTAAAAACCCCAAATCGTGTATTTAAAGCTTTTGAGTATTTAACAAGTGGTTATGAAAAAAATGTTAAAGAGATTTTAAATGATGCTCTATTTGAAAGCTCAAATAATGAAATGGTTTTGGTAAGAGATATAGAATTTTATAGCCTTTGCGAACATCATCTTTTGCCTTTTTTTGGTCGCGTACATGTAGCTTACATCCCTGATAAAAAAGTCGTTGGGCTTAGTAAAATTCCACGCCTTGTTGAGGTTTTTGCAAGAAGACTTCAAATTCAAGAGCAACTCACTGAGCAAATTGCAGATGCTTTAATGCAAAATGTTGGCGCAAAAGGCGTTGGCGTAGTTATAGAAGCAAGACATATGTGTGTAGAGATGCGTGGAGTACAAAAAGTAAATTCTACTACTACAACTTCGGCTTTGCGTGGGCTTTTTATCAAAAATGAAAAAACTAGAAAAGAATTTTTTTCTTTAATAAATTCTCCAAAACAAGTTAGGTTTTAATGAGTTTAGAAAAATTAAGAAAGCAAATTTCTAAAGAAAATTTAAATGCCGTTTTTGGCGAAATCACTAAAATTTCATCAACTAATATTGAAATAAAGGGTTTAAAAACAGGTATAGGTGATATAGTAAAACTTGTTTCAAATGAAAACGAAAATTTAAGCACTTTGGCTATGGTGGTTGAGATTAAAGAGCAATTTAGCTATTTAAGCCCTTTTTCTTTTATTGAAGGCTTTAAAATAGGTGATCGTGTCTTTATGAGTGATGCAGGTATGCAAATAGGTGTTAGCGATGAGCTTTTAGGACGCGTGGTCGATCCTTTTATGCGGCCAAAAGATGGCAAAGGTGCTATTGAGGCAAGTAAATATATGCCTATCATGCGTGCACCCATTGATGCGATGAAAAGAGGACTTATAGAAGAAGTTTTTCCTGTAGGAGTTAAAACTATAGACGCACTTTTAACTTGTGGTGTGGGACAAAAACTTGGTATTTTTGCTGGAAGCGGTGTAGGAAAATCCACATTAATGGGAATGATAGTAAAAAATTCCAAAGCCCCGATAAAAGTCATTGCTTTAATAGGCGAAAGGGGGCGCGAAATCCCTGAATTTATACAAAAAAATTTAGGTGGAAAACTTGATGATACGGTTATTATCGTAGCAACCAGCGATGATAGTGCCCTAATGCGTAAATATGGGGCATTTTGTGCTATGAGTGTGGCAGAGTATTTTAAAGAACAAGGCAAAGATGTGCTTTTTATCATGGATAGTGTAACGCGTTTTGCTATGGCACAAAGAGAAATAGGACTTGCTCTTGGCGAACCCCCTACTACAAAAGGCTATCCACCAAGCGTTTTAAGCCTTTTACCTCAACTTATGGAGCGCACCGGAAAAGAAGAAGGTAAAGGTACAATAACAGCATTTTTCACGGTTTTGGTTGATGGAGATGATATGAGCGATCCAATCGCTGATCAAAGCCGTTCTATTTTAGATGGGCATATTGTTTTAAGCCGCGAGCTAACCGATTTTGGAATTTATCCGCCTATTAATATACAAAATTCAGCCTCAAGGGTAATGAGTGATATTATCACGCCTGAGCATAAACTTTTAGCAAGGAAATTTAAACGCTTAAATTCGCTTTTAAAAGAAAATGAAGTTTTGCTTCGTATTGGTGCTTATCAAAAAGGAAGTGATAAAGAACTCGATGAGGCTATAGCTAAAAAAGAATTTATGCAAAATTTTCTTATGCAAAATCCTGAAGAAAGCTTTGAATTTGAAGAAACCTTGCAAATGCTTACACAAATTGATACTCAAGTTGCAAATGCTAATATTCCTAATCTTAAGCAAAGATAAAATGGTATTTTAAAATTATGAGTAAAATTTTACAGCCAAAATAGGCTGTAAAATTTTTAGTGTAAAGCCTCATTGAGTTTGATAGCTTTTTTATTTAGCGCTACTATCATTGCCCCGTTTATAGAGTCTTGGCGGAAATGAAGTCCATTAAGTCCTTTTAATTCTATGCCTTTGTAAATTTCTTTGCTAAAGTCAAAATTTGGATTAAGCTTAGCAAGTTCTTCGCTATCTTTGACTAAGAATTTTGTCCCTTCTAAAACAGCGATTCCTGCATCGACTATACAATTATCCCCTAAAGGAATTCCAGTTACTGAATTTGCACCCAAAAGGCAAGCTTTACCTACACTTATGGCATTTCCACTTGTTCCGCTTAAAACACCTAAAATTGAAGCACCACCGCCAATATCAGATCCTTCTCCTACAATAGCACTCGAGCTGATACGCCCTTCAACCATACAAGCTCCTGTTGTACCCGCATTAAAATTTACATAGCTTGCACCCGGCATTATCGTTGTGCCAGCAGCTAAAGATGCACCCATTCTTACTTTGGAACTTTCTAAAATTCTTGTATTGTCTTCAGGGATAATGTGGGCTAAAAAGCGTGGAAATTTATCAACAAAATCAATTTTTGGGTATTGATTGCTCATTTTCAAACGCATTTCATTTTCTCTTAAATACTCAAGCTCGATTGGCTTATCATCACTCCAAGCAGCGTTATTTAAAAGTCCAAAAGCTCCATTTAGATTGATACTTCTTAAAGGTACTTTTTTTGTGGAAAGCAAGTAAAGTTTGAGATAAACACTTTCTACACTTAAAGGTGCTTTGTCTTCAAAAAGGCATACAAAGGCAAATTCTTCATCTTTGAATTTGTCTTTGATGATTTTTAAAATGTCTATATTTTTATGCCCTTCTTCTTCTAAAAAAGGTTTAAAGCAAGAAAGTGCGAAATCGATATCTTCTAATTTTAAAGTCTGCACAAATTCACTCGCATTAAAATCAATCTCCACTCCCCTTTGCATAAAAGCTTCAAGCATAATTGCTGCAGAGCCATAATTTTGCTCGTAATTAATTAAAGCAAAATTAGCTTGTAAAATTTTATTTTTATTGAGCTGCCCTCTATCAAGTCTTGCTATACCAAATGCCATTGGTTTTTTGTAGCCGCTTTTTTGCTCGATTTGTTTAATTAAAAGTAAAAAATCTTCTTTGGTGTTAATCATTATCATTCCTTTGTAAAAATTAAAACTTTTATTATATCCAAAGAGATGCAAAAAAGAATTAAAATATATGCAAAAGCTTGATATAAGACTTGTCATTTTAAGTAACACAAGGAATCTCTATTCTTCCTTGTCGTGTTGAGCGAAGTGAAACATCTCTATTTAAAATACTTTAGATCTTTCGTTTCGCTCATGATGAGTGAAAATGTATTATTCTTTCAGAATGACGAAAGTTTATCCCTTTGTGATGACAAATTTATTCCTTTAGGATGATTAAATTTTAATTAGAGCAAGCACTTTTACCATTCATTATAGGTTGAATTGCAGAATTATCTGCTCCACCTTCGTTGTTGATTTTTTCTATAACTTGCCAAATTTTTTCAGCTGCTATCAAATAGCGTTTTGAGCTTATACTTTCAGGATGATAAAAACTTACAGGTTTGCCCTCATCACCACCTTCTCTTACAATCATCTCGATAGGAATTTGTGCCAAAACCTCGCTACCATAAGCTTTTGCCATATCTTCTGCTGTACCTTTACCAAAGATATCATACTCTTTGCCATTATCAGGACATAAAAATCCGCTCATATTTTCAATAATTCCAGCGATTGGAATGTGGAGTTTATTAAACATATCTAAGGCTCTTTTGCTATCATCTAAAGAAACGCTTTGCGGGGTGCTTACGCAAACTCCTGCGGTAATTGGAATGCTTTGTGCGGAAGTGATTTGTGCGTCACCTGTTCCTGGAGGCATATCTAAAAATAAAACATCAAGTTCAGGCCAAATCACATCAGCTAAAAGTTGTTCCACGGCTTTCATAATCATTGCCCCACGCCACATAAGCCCTTGTCCTTCTTCAATTAAAACGCCCATACTCATCATATAAATGCCATGAGTTAAAATAGGTTTTAGTTTTGAACCCACAACTTCTGGTTGAGTGCCTATTTCACCGAGCATTCTTGGAATATTTGGTCCATAAATATCTGCATCTAAAATCCCTACTTTTTTACCCATTTTTGCCATAGAAATAGCTAAATTTACTGTGGTTGTAGATTTTCCTACTCCGCCTTTTCCACTTGAAACCATGATAAAGTTTTTAACTTGCGGAGCGATGTTTTTACCGCTTCTTGAATTGCTTTTTTCTTCTGGGATTTTTGGTTGTATGATTTGAAGATCGAGTTTTAAATTTAAATCTTTTAAAGCCTCTGCAATATCTGTTCTTAAGGTATTTGCTATATCAGTACTTGCAGAAACTATTTCTAATTTTATATTTGCATTTTGATCTTTTACATTGATTTCTTTTACAAAACCAAAACTGACTATATCTTTGTCAAAATTTGGGTATTTTACTTGCATAAGTTTTTGTTTGATTTGCTCTTCCAAAATTTCTCCTTTTAATTTTTTGTAAGGATTTTACTATAAATAAATAAAATTTAGCTTTTTGTAAGTGTATAATATGGTAACATAATACAAAACTATTTTAAGGGAATTTGTGTTTGATATTAGTTTGATAATGCTCGCAGCTGGTGATTCTACAAGGTTTGATTTGAAAGTAAAAAAGCAATTTTTGAGATTAAATCATGATCCTTTATGGCTTTATGTTACAAAAAAATTGAGTTCTTATTATAATTTCAAAAAAATAATTGTTACTTCTAGTAATGCTAAATATATGCAAAAATTTTCTTCAAATTATGAGATTATTCAGGGCGGAAATTCACGTGCACAGTCTTTAAAAAATGCTCTTGAGAAAGTAAATTCTGAATTTGTGATGGTGAGTGATGTTGCAAGGGCTAATATTTCAAAAAAAATGCTTAAAAAATTGATTGAAAATATTCCTAATGCTGATTGCATCACTCCTACTTTAAAAGTAGTTGATACAAGCATCTTGGAAAATGAAATTTTACAAAGAGAAAAAATAAAACTCATACAAACCCCACAACTTTCGCGTACTAAGCTTTTAAAAAAGGCTTTAGAAAGCGGTGTGGAATTTAGCGATGATAGCACGGCGGTTGCAAGTGTGGGTGGTAAAATTTGGTATATACAAGGCGATGAAAATGCTAGAAAAATCACTTATAAAGAGGATTTAAAAAAAATGAAACTTCCAAAACCTGCGAGTGAAATTTTTTGCGGCAATGGTTTTGATGTGCATGAATTTGGAGAAAATAGGCCTTTGATTTTAGGAGGGGTACAAATTCATCCTACTATGGGTTTAAAGGCACATTCTGATGGCGATGTTTTGGCGCATTCTTTAACTGATGCACTTTTGGGTGCTGCGAGTTTAGGTGATATTGGCGAACTTTATCCAGATACGGATATGAAATACAAAAATGCAAATTCTATAGAACTTTTAAAAGAAGCTTATAAAAAGGTGCAAGAAGTAGGTTTTGAGCTTGTAAATGCGGATATTACTGTTATAGCACAAGAGCCAAAGCTTCAAAAATTTAAAGAAGAAATTGCCAAGAAGTTAGCAAAAACTCTAAATATTGAAATGTTTAGAATCAATGTCAAGGCAACTACAACAGAAAAACTCGGATTTATAGGTAGAAAGGAAGGTATAGCAGTAATGAGCAATGTGAATTTGAAATATTTTGATTGGACGGCGATATGAAAGTTTTAATTGTAGAAAACGAAATTTACTTAGCACAAAGCATTAGCATAAAGCTTAGCGATATGGGTTTTAATTGTGAAATTATCTCTTCTGTTAATGATATGAATGCAAATAAACATTACGATGTGATTTTGCTTTCTACCGGAGTACATAACTTTTCTCAAGTTATTGAAGTGCATAAGCAAAGTGTGATTATCTTGCTTATTTCTTATGTGAGTGCTGATACAGTTTCGATGCCTTTAAAAGCTGGAGCAAGTGATTATATCCAAAAGCCTTTTATGATAGAAGAGCTTGTAAGGAAAATCAAACATTATCAACATTATAAAAAACTCGAGATTATTAATAAGACTTATAGTGGTTATATAGAATCTAAACTTAAAACAGTGAAGATTGCAGAATTTGATTATAAGAAAATTAAATTACCGCTTATTTTGCAAGCCAATATTCAAATAAATGCCGATACTTTTGTGTTTAATTATATTAAGGAAAGGGATTTAATTTTATCTTATATCGATTTGTCTAATAATAATTCTTTGGATAAAATTTTTAAATCTTTTAGCGAATACAGTTTGTTTTATTTGACTAATTTTCAAACTTTAAAAGGTAGTGAAAAAGAGAGGGTTTTGGAGTTTATGCAAAAAAAATCAGTGATTTTGCATACAACTTCAGAAGTAGAGGGGGCAAA
This genomic interval from Campylobacter sp. CCS1377 contains the following:
- a CDS encoding Mrp/NBP35 family ATP-binding protein: MEEQIKQKLMQVKYPNFDKDIVSFGFVKEINVKDQNANIKLEIVSASTDIANTLRTDIAEALKDLNLKLDLQIIQPKIPEEKSNSRSGKNIAPQVKNFIMVSSGKGGVGKSTTTVNLAISMAKMGKKVGILDADIYGPNIPRMLGEIGTQPEVVGSKLKPILTHGIYMMSMGVLIEEGQGLMWRGAMIMKAVEQLLADVIWPELDVLFLDMPPGTGDAQITSAQSIPITAGVCVSTPQSVSLDDSKRALDMFNKLHIPIAGIIENMSGFLCPDNGKEYDIFGKGTAEDMAKAYGSEVLAQIPIEMIVREGGDEGKPVSFYHPESISSKRYLIAAEKIWQVIEKINNEGGADNSAIQPIMNGKSACSN
- the folE gene encoding GTP cyclohydrolase I FolE — its product is MQEKFENCVKAMLEIIGENPNREGLVKTPNRVFKAFEYLTSGYEKNVKEILNDALFESSNNEMVLVRDIEFYSLCEHHLLPFFGRVHVAYIPDKKVVGLSKIPRLVEVFARRLQIQEQLTEQIADALMQNVGAKGVGVVIEARHMCVEMRGVQKVNSTTTTSALRGLFIKNEKTRKEFFSLINSPKQVRF
- a CDS encoding response regulator, giving the protein MKVLIVENEIYLAQSISIKLSDMGFNCEIISSVNDMNANKHYDVILLSTGVHNFSQVIEVHKQSVIILLISYVSADTVSMPLKAGASDYIQKPFMIEELVRKIKHYQHYKKLEIINKTYSGYIESKLKTVKIAEFDYKKIKLPLILQANIQINADTFVFNYIKERDLILSYIDLSNNNSLDKIFKSFSEYSLFYLTNFQTLKGSEKERVLEFMQKKSVILHTTSEVEGANFNIINLNDTEKTLHNSEILTIDEYVKYIIHTYQNVFPDTDLSKKLGISRKSLWEKRKKYGIVKKK
- the tig gene encoding trigger factor — translated: MEVKAKQLDSVNATASVKIPASSINAEVEKLAKQASKTVKMDGFRTGHVPVAAVLKRYAKQLNGDAERNLFRKAVSEALKELKKEGKDLVGDPYFEKFNREKDEINVEIALSFKPDIKLEGYEKFIPEYSTPKVTKKEIDTKKEDLLKSFATLESVKKARKLKEGDFAKFDFEGFVDGKAFEGGKAQNYILEIGSKQFIPGFEEGMIGLKPEEEKDIEVTFPKEYGAEHLAGKAAVFKVKLHEIQELKIPELNDEMLKKVLPNEKEPTEEILETRLKEQIKNEKLFKLVNEELKPKFADALIENFDFDIPRGIVEQETDIQFRNAWNTFSEKEIEELKSSEVNYQIKRDSFKEEAKKSVKLTFIIDELAKLRGISVSDQELVQAVYFEAYRFKINPKEHLENYKKQGALPALKMALIEDRLFSDIFLKDKNSAKESEK
- a CDS encoding 2,3,4,5-tetrahydropyridine-2,6-carboxylate N-succinyltransferase encodes the protein MINTKEDFLLLIKQIEQKSGYKKPMAFGIARLDRGQLNKNKILQANFALINYEQNYGSAAIMLEAFMQRGVEIDFNASEFVQTLKLEDIDFALSCFKPFLEEEGHKNIDILKIIKDKFKDEEFAFVCLFEDKAPLSVESVYLKLYLLSTKKVPLRSINLNGAFGLLNNAAWSDDKPIELEYLRENEMRLKMSNQYPKIDFVDKFPRFLAHIIPEDNTRILESSKVRMGASLAAGTTIMPGASYVNFNAGTTGACMVEGRISSSAIVGEGSDIGGGASILGVLSGTSGNAISVGKACLLGANSVTGIPLGDNCIVDAGIAVLEGTKFLVKDSEELAKLNPNFDFSKEIYKGIELKGLNGLHFRQDSINGAMIVALNKKAIKLNEALH
- a CDS encoding bifunctional 2-C-methyl-D-erythritol 4-phosphate cytidylyltransferase/2-C-methyl-D-erythritol 2,4-cyclodiphosphate synthase, with the translated sequence MFDISLIMLAAGDSTRFDLKVKKQFLRLNHDPLWLYVTKKLSSYYNFKKIIVTSSNAKYMQKFSSNYEIIQGGNSRAQSLKNALEKVNSEFVMVSDVARANISKKMLKKLIENIPNADCITPTLKVVDTSILENEILQREKIKLIQTPQLSRTKLLKKALESGVEFSDDSTAVASVGGKIWYIQGDENARKITYKEDLKKMKLPKPASEIFCGNGFDVHEFGENRPLILGGVQIHPTMGLKAHSDGDVLAHSLTDALLGAASLGDIGELYPDTDMKYKNANSIELLKEAYKKVQEVGFELVNADITVIAQEPKLQKFKEEIAKKLAKTLNIEMFRINVKATTTEKLGFIGRKEGIAVMSNVNLKYFDWTAI
- the fliI gene encoding flagellar protein export ATPase FliI; the protein is MSLEKLRKQISKENLNAVFGEITKISSTNIEIKGLKTGIGDIVKLVSNENENLSTLAMVVEIKEQFSYLSPFSFIEGFKIGDRVFMSDAGMQIGVSDELLGRVVDPFMRPKDGKGAIEASKYMPIMRAPIDAMKRGLIEEVFPVGVKTIDALLTCGVGQKLGIFAGSGVGKSTLMGMIVKNSKAPIKVIALIGERGREIPEFIQKNLGGKLDDTVIIVATSDDSALMRKYGAFCAMSVAEYFKEQGKDVLFIMDSVTRFAMAQREIGLALGEPPTTKGYPPSVLSLLPQLMERTGKEEGKGTITAFFTVLVDGDDMSDPIADQSRSILDGHIVLSRELTDFGIYPPINIQNSASRVMSDIITPEHKLLARKFKRLNSLLKENEVLLRIGAYQKGSDKELDEAIAKKEFMQNFLMQNPEESFEFEETLQMLTQIDTQVANANIPNLKQR